The Plasmodium brasilianum strain Bolivian I chromosome 11, whole genome shotgun sequence nucleotide sequence TGAGGGACTATTCCTCTCAGGTATGAAACCCTACATTTGGATTTACAAGATCCTGTTTGATTTCGTTGAAACGCTGTTTCTGTCCTCATTGGACATTTGAGCAAGGGGTAAGTATTGAGGGGTGTGTTTATGAACTGGTATGCATGATGAACGCAATTGGATGGATAAACGTAGTCATTTTATGGCCCACACCGCACTGCTGTTGTATGTTCCTTCCTTATTTTCACATACATGACAAAActgttttttcattattatgcTAATGCTCAAGtggataatatatttttgctgTCATTGCACATTTTACCTTTTactacatatttttttttttttttttatttttacatcctctttttttatttttactttaactttctttttttgtacttttatttttacatcctctttttttatttttactttaactttctttttttgtacttttatttttacttcctcttttattattattttattttttttttttttctatacaACCATTATTCCTCACGTCATTAAGTTGTTCATTACATTTCTCCCATTTAACCGcagcttttttaaaattttgaaacgATACAAATAATTCGAgtcttttttgttaataatgcGGAGGGAGGTCCGAATGGTTCTTCCTTCATTATGTAGAGTGAGAGGTTTAAGCATGGACATGCAGAAATGCTTGCAGAAACGTGTGTATAGATATGTACGTAAAAATGCACAATCAAGACTGTGCagatacacatatacatacttatgcGTCGAATCGATTTAACAATTTACCAATTTAATCAATTTTCTAATTTGTGATGCACTAAAAACAAAACGCTAAAGAACAAATGGGACGCCTCAGCTAAATGTAAAGTAACGGGCGTATAcagatacatatatgtattgtttatttttctaaaaagagaaaatgtTAGCATGTCTGAATTGTACATGCGCACACGAACAGAGGTAatccacaaaaaaaaaaagcaaagaaGCAAAGAAACAATGAAGCATTTAAGCAATGAAGCATTTAAGCAATGAAGCACTGATGCAATGAAGCACTGATGCAACGAAGCACTGATGCAACGAAGCACTGATGCAATGAAGCACTGAGGCAATGAAGCTCTGAAGCAGAGTAgtgaaagaaatgaaaagaaaatatgtgAAATGGCATTGgaagaaaattttcaaacaatttaaaataaacgtTAAAACAAAACGGAACGCAAGACGATCAATGCTGCAACTTCATCTCTATAAGCTTCTGCGCAAACTTCTTATGATTGAAGTTGTCCGGGTTTATCTGCACAGCCTTATTCTGGAAAGTGATAGCTTCATTTATCCTACCAAGGTCATCATAACAAGATGCAATTAAAGATAATACTTCCGTATTATTTGGTTCCTTTTTAAGTATTGCTTCAAAATGCGATAGGGCAATATTGCTAtcaatatatctatatagaTTACCTAAAGAGAACAAGGTAGGTATATTATTCGGATCCGAGGAAAGAATTagtttaaatgtatttatagcTTTTTCTGTATCATTCATTTGTTGATATAAaactccttttttatatatatattcaattttgGATGGATTGTAAGAAATAGCCTTGTCATAATAGAATAAAGATTTATCTATAAAATCATGTATACAACATAGATCCGCAATTTCATTATACACTgatgcaatttttttatttatagtaACGTTTTTATTCTCATCATTGTGATAATTTGATGATGGATAGTCTGTACATGTTTCTTCATTATTGTTTCCTTTCCAATTAGAATTCACAGAATTATTTTGAACTATTTCTTGCGGCCTTAATTCAAAttctacaatatttttatatatttttgcattactgtctttcattttttttaaaattttcaatgcTTTCAAATACAAATCTAAGGAGTCATTATAACTACAATTCCGTATCTCTCTTGCTTTTTTAACAATCAGTTGTATATCactttctttaaaatatatctcTTCTTCAGTTTCTAATCTTTCTGAATCGAGTAGTTTCATACTCGCGTAATTATAATACTCCATATTTTTGCTGGCAGACCCTCCCATTGTTACCTAATAAAATGCGTTCAAATTGGgcgttaaaaaaaaaaaaaataaaaaaaaaaaaatgggtcTTAACAAGTCCTTTCCCTTGCCGCCTAGCAGTTCCCTTAACTGTTACTGATACTGTAACTGTTACTCTGTTTGGACGTGTATTCGTGTGCAATGGTAAGAAAAAACATTCGATTTTGTCTGTTTAAGAATCAAATACGCActttttggaaaaatataccttaattttattatttttttttattattttttattttttttattttttattttttttattttttattttttttattttttttattttttatttttttcgttgCTCCTGCTGCTGTATTTTGAGCACTGGAAATATGAGgagaaaaattttgtaataatagACTTGGTTAATTCttgatattgaaaaaaaagaaaagggtGATGGTGCAGAGCgggaaattttattttactcttATTTTTGTCTTTAATACTGATATTAATACTGATATTAATACTGTTATTAATACTGTTATTAATACTGCTATTTGTTACgctgtaaaattaaaataataaatatctCTTAATGGATAGATAAAAGATAACTACATatgcgcatatatacatatataaatatgctaatatatgtgtacatataaatatgctaatatatgtatatatatatatatatatatatacgaatatatgtacgtatatattttttcacataTGTACGCATTAATTTGCATATTAGTGAAGAGGCTaacaatttcttttaaaattgcggggaaaaaaaaataatataatacaatgtaatacaacatataaaatataatgtagtataatacaatataatataatgtaatacAATGCagtataatacaatatatatatatatatatatataatatgtaccAATTCTTAAATCGAATTACTCTTAAAATGGGTGCACAATTTTCCACGCACAATAAAATTTCGTCATATATCACATGGCATTTGTTTCATATATCCTCTTATATTATTAGCAATggaaaatgaataaaaaaatacatgcaAAATAGAACTATACAAATGCGTATTGGCAGGCACTAATTCCTTAGTGtaaaatagaattattaaattcGTGCGCATGTGCTTATAATcttaaatattcaaaaatgtACGTTcaatgtatgtatttatgtatgcacgcacatacatacgtgcctttataaatatatatatatatatatatatatatatatatatatatgtattcacgcataaaatattgtattttttttatgctctTCCCAGCATACTTTTTTTCTCAAAATTcaaatatgatattttttatttatatttgctattttatatttgctatttgatactttatatttgatattcgatactttatatttgatatattttttttttttgtaggaAGAACAACGTTGTGCATATATTTGCGCTGTTCATTTTGTGTATaggacaaaaataaaatactgaATAAATTGGCCAAACACTTTTCcccaaaattataaataggGCATGCAACATACATTTGTGCGAAAGttcatatatgcatacatacatttatgtataatataatattatatatgtgggAATGCTTACGTATCATACGTACATGTTCTTGCGCACATATTTGTATgagtatttatacatttgtatCTCTACAGTTACATACGCATAGACATACccatttacatattttagcAAACATATATAGAGAACATGTACCTCATACTGCAAATGaaaggaatatattttttgcaaaCTTTATAAACAGTAATGACATTCTGTTATGcatttactaaaaaaaatatgtatgcattAATTTGTTGGGATATagcattattaattttatttcatcaattttttttttttttactctcTAATGTGTTAAGCAATGCGTTGTAAGAAGCTAGTACATGAATATTTGtgcaaatacatacatatatgtatacatacatgtgcatatatataataacctGAGCCAAATAATTGTACATTCTTTAGTTCAAGTAAATACTAtcacaataaataaaacaagcaACACTTGgctttaaaaaagtaaaatctttgtcctctttttttttttttttttttctatttaaaaaaatataaaaataaaatgtttgaggtattttttaaaaatattcactATCCTTTATATGTAGCATTAAAACAACTTGTCATCTTCTCTGTTGCACATAACTTTTGTATGAACGAAAAATTGTTCTTATCTTAATTATGATTATATCCATTCCTTTTAAaacgaagaaaaaagaacaacACATATTCTgtacatttttacaattttaatttaaaaaaagggataaaaaaaaaaaagaaaagaaaaaattttcagCAGTATGATATAGCAAACGTTTGGCATTGCAGTAGATCTTaagcttaattttttttacagtaACTAAGAtgtttaataataacaatgtctttatttcatcaaaaaaaaaaaaagaaaaagagaaaaaaagagaaaaaaagaaaaaaaaggaaaaaaaaagaaaaaaaaagaaaaaaaatgaattaaaaagaaaaagtttcttttaatttaagaaatttaatttttacagttctactgtattttataaatcaATACATGAATTTTCTCAATAACATAACATGCGCATTTTTGTCAAAAAGATATGACCATCCTAatggtatttttttatgcattacATGAATATTggctatgtatatatatgcttatgttCACGTACGCTTATACAGTGCATAATTTAACACGATTACTCTCTTTTCGTCTTTACGAAATTTGTTCGCGCCATTCATTTATcattatcttttaattttccaCTTGTTTGCATTTGTTCTATCATatttcctttcttttcttttcacttcttttcttttcttttttttttttttttttacaactgCATTATGtcgtaaaattaaaaaaacatttcaaATGCATAGCAACTCTAACTTAAATATGGCAAGAGatctttttattcttaaatttttgaaaaatgaaaatttgatGAATATTTAAGGAAAGACCTTTTCACCTactaaaagaatattattaaataaaaccTTTTTCTACATCGCTTTGGTTTCTAATCCCATTTCAGTTAtttcatactttttttttccacccACTTCAAAACGTGTACGTTTATGCatacgtatacatgtacttgtgcatgtaaatataatatgtatgcatatactaTGCGTATTCCAAATTGGGGGAATCCTATTTTTAGTATGCGATTGGTTCATTTTTAACAAACACGCTTGGAATTTTTCAGAAAAATGAGCACTTctgaaaattgaaaaaaataaaatatatattaatttgtcagtatatttttttattatattttactttattttactgtgttttgctttatttttttttgtcatattttcaaaatatactaaaaataaCACAGGAATTATTCAAAAGAAGCTGATACTTCTCTAACCGTTTCAGCTTCAACTATGCTGGAAAAAATGATTGATATCCACAAaggcaaaataaaaaaggaagaatcAAATGAGCGTAACTGCCATAGTGATACCACACGAAATGATGCGATTGGCTGTTTGAATAATGCTAATCATGATGATAAAAACGAAGAAGACGTTTTAAGAAAAGGGGGGAAAATGAGTACAgcaaaggagaaaaaaacaaaaaaaaataaaaaaaacaagaaaaacaaaaaaaacgaaaaaaacaaaaaaaacgaaaaatacgagaaaaacgaaaaaaacgagaaaaacgaaaaaaacgaaaaaaataagaaaaataagaaaaataagataaacaTTGAAAAcatagaaaaggaaaaaaacgaaaaaagcagagaaaaacaaaaagcagaaaataaaaaaaaggagagtCAAAATAAGAATGAGTTTAAAAAGATTAGAAGGAGTGATAATACAAATAAGCAAGAAACAGATTATACAAAACAACATCAGAACAGCACTTGTGATATTTATGGCGAATCGTTAAGTGATGAAGACAAAATTGTTGTACCTAGCTCAGATATTAGCTCAACGGAATGTGGAGGTTGTACTGAAGTTAGTGCACTGACGGCTGTAGGAAGCGAGTTAGAAGTCAACTCGGTGAAAGGAATGGCAAGTGAAGACCCCATAAATGGCGATAATGACGCAAACAAAGCGGGTGAAGTGATTAAAGCGGACGAATCAAATGTACCAAATGCACCGAATGAACTGAATAAACCGAATGAACTGAATAAACCGAATGAACTGAATAAACCGAATGAACTGAATAAACCGGATGAACTGGATAAGCCGCACGAACCTGACGGTAGTGTCGAGTCAGGCGCGGTGCCCGCGAAAGAGAACTTCTACAGCGAAACCAAGTTTGAAGACTTGAACATTTGCGatgctttaaaaaaaggattaaAGGAATTAAATTTCGTAACCTTAACAGAAATCCAAGCAAAATGTATCCctccttttttaaatggTAAGGACATATTAGGAGCAGCCAAAACGGGGTCAGGTAAAACATTAGCTTTTCTTATACCATCAgttaacattttatataatataaaatttttaccgAAGAATGGAACAGgtgtattaataatttcacCAACAAGAGAATTGTGTCTTCAAATATTTCAAGTATGCAAAGagttatgtaaatatatacctCAAACGAATGGTATTATTATTGGTGGGATGAGtagaaatgaagaaaaaaaaaaatttattcatggattaaatattttaattgcaACTCCAGGAAGACTATTAGATCATATGCAAAATACGAaggaatttatttataaaaatttaatttgtttaattatagATGAAGCTGATCGCTTATTACAAATAGGGTTTGAAGaagaaattaatttaattataaaaagactaccaaaaaaaagacaaaccGCTTTATTTTCAGCTACACAAACAACAAAGGTAGAAAGCCTTATTAGACTTTCTTTACAAAAACCAATATTTATAGAAGTAACTACAAAGATTGCAACAGTTGAACGATTGCATCAAGGATATGCTTTAGTAGATGAGGATAAAAGATTTctcttattatttacatttttaaaaaaaaataaatcaaaaaaaattatggtttttttcaataattgTATGTCTGTTCAATTTTATaatgatttattaaattatatcgATATACCTACTTATTGTATTcatgggaaaaaaaagcagAATAAACGATTGAAAAGTTTTAATGAATTTTCTTCCTCCAAAAGtggtattttattatgtacaaATGTAGCTGCAAGAGGATTAGACATTCCAAATGTTAATTACATTATTCAGTATGATCCACCAGATGAttcaaaagaatatatacacaGAGTTGGTAGGACATGTAGAGGTAAGGATTCCACTGGTTCTgctattatatttcttatgaaacacgaattaaaatttttaaactatttgaaattttataatattccaATAAATCAGTTTGACTATGACTCCAGCAAACTTATAAACGTACAATCGCATATTCAATCCATTGTTAccaaaaatttacatttgtaTAAAATGGCTAGGGAGGCCTTCAAatcatatttaaatgtaagatcataaaaaaaaaatgttgcaatgtatgggaaaaaaaaaaaaataataaaataaagatatagaAAGGGGGGGGGGGAGAAAAAGTATCAATTCATTTATGCGTGCGTATTGTTAATTTTACCTTGCATgttcagaattttttttttttttttttttttttttgttccataCATTACTACATTTTTTCACATATCACTGTTACGTAAaatatgtttctttttttttttttttgcaaattaTTTGCGTTGTAAAAATAGGATTAGAGCTGTTTATAAATGAGTACATACAGTTATATAAtcaaatgtacatatgcgcacaaatatatgtatatatgtttacgcAAAAAAAtggtacgtacatatatatgtgcctACAAATATTTTCGcacacatttatttttcttgtttcATCTTTTAGGGATACATTACCTATGCGCTGAAAGACGTCTTCGATGTGAACAATCTGAACTTGCTGTTAACTTCGAAAAATTTTGGCTTGGACGTTCCTCCAAAAGttgatttaaatttaaaattaaacatCAAAAAGAGGAAGTTTAAATAGGTAGTAAAAAGTGGTCATAATGGCACGTGTGTATAtggatgtatatatgtatatgtatacatatatgcacacaccGTTGATATTGTTAATTGTGCTTTATAGCCAAAGTGCAATCAAcacaaatttattattctgtttgtttattttacatatttcgCCCAGCTGATTAATGTCTCGTTTTATTCTTTATCATTATGACGATGGCAGCAATACATTGCTATTATAGCAATGTTGTCCTTGTACGAAATATTGCTCctatattgaatattttatttttctgttttttttttatttttaacattttttattgcccttttttttttttaaattaatcaATTTTGTTAAACTTTCgtgataatttttcttttttattttctcattttcttcttcctcttttttttctgtttcctGTACACGAGAAAGGGGTGTGCACATGAGTGTGAAAATGTAAGTCGCTCATTGCGCTCCTTgttgtgtatatgtgtaaatgCATATACAAGCACACACATAAGAACGAGCATAAATTATTagacatatacataaatatatatacatatatgtgtgcgtATGGtaactatatatgtatatatattaaagcgTATATTTGTTGTGGCGCCCCCAAAATTTGCCTAATAATGAATACATGgagttcatatattttcttcaaatTTTCAGCCTCCTTTTTGTCTTCCTCCTGTtcctcaattttttttttctttttctcctcctgtaaaatatatttcaagggaaaaaaagggaatataCGAATaagcttaaaaaaaagtgcCAAACAGGTATGTAACATATATTACACACCGCATGTAACATGTATTACACACCGCATGTAACATATATTACACACCGCATGTAACATGTATTACACACCGCATGTAACATGTATTACACACCGCATGTAGCATGTATTACACACCGCATGTAGCATGTATTACACACCACCTGTAACATATATACCGCGCACACACATACCAGGTATAACATTCATAAATAAGCTGTAtgttataacatataatttcttttttcatataatt carries:
- a CDS encoding tetratricopeptide repeat protein → MGGSASKNMEYYNYASMKLLDSERLETEEEIYFKESDIQLIVKKAREIRNCSYNDSLDLYLKALKILKKMKDSNAKIYKNIVEFELRPQEIVQNNSVNSNWKGNNNEETCTDYPSSNYHNDENKNVTINKKIASVYNEIADLCCIHDFIDKSLFYYDKAISYNPSKIEYIYKKGVLYQQMNDTEKAINTFKLILSSDPNNIPTLFSLGNLYRYIDSNIALSHFEAILKKEPNNTEVLSLIASCYDDLGRINEAITFQNKAVQINPDNFNHKKFAQKLIEMKLQH
- a CDS encoding ATP-dependent RNA helicase HAS1, whose amino-acid sequence is MIDIHKGKIKKEESNERNCHSDTTRNDAIGCLNNANHDDKNEEDVLRKGGKMSTAKEKKTKKNKKNKKNKKNEKNKKNEKYEKNEKNEKNEKNEKNKKNKKNKINIENIEKEKNEKSREKQKAENKKKESQNKNEFKKIRRSDNTNKQETDYTKQHQNSTCDIYGESLSDEDKIVVPSSDISSTECGGCTEVSALTAVGSELEVNSVKGMASEDPINGDNDANKAGEVIKADESNVPNAPNELNKPNELNKPNELNKPNELNKPDELDKPHEPDGSVESGAVPAKENFYSETKFEDLNICDALKKGLKELNFVTLTEIQAKCIPPFLNGKDILGAAKTGSGKTLAFLIPSVNILYNIKFLPKNGTGVLIISPTRELCLQIFQVCKELCKYIPQTNGIIIGGMSRNEEKKKFIHGLNILIATPGRLLDHMQNTKEFIYKNLICLIIDEADRLLQIGFEEEINLIIKRLPKKRQTALFSATQTTKVESLIRLSLQKPIFIEVTTKIATVERLHQGYALVDEDKRFLLLFTFLKKNKSKKIMVFFNNCMSVQFYNDLLNYIDIPTYCIHGKKKQNKRLKSFNEFSSSKSGILLCTNVAARGLDIPNVNYIIQYDPPDDSKEYIHRVGRTCRGKDSTGSAIIFLMKHELKFLNYLKFYNIPINQFDYDSSKLINVQSHIQSIVTKNLHLYKMAREAFKSYLNGYITYALKDVFDVNNLNLLLTSKNFGLDVPPKVDLNLKLNIKKRKFK